One window from the genome of Glycine soja cultivar W05 chromosome 12, ASM419377v2, whole genome shotgun sequence encodes:
- the LOC114378216 gene encoding protein ALP1-like, whose product MESSIVDASAASRKRRRDEEEEEKLEQVFFIIVSVVTMLLGALTWYHDKYFVKELARNLELERHSFLNRLYRGTKTDCIEQLRVSKKEFFKLCRILQEKGQLVKTKNVPIDEAVAMFLHILAHNLKYRVVHFSYCRSMETISRQFKNVLRAIMKVSKEYLKFHEYNIEGSVENKWRWFKNSIGALDGIHIPVTVSAEDRPRYRNRKGDISTNVLGVCGPDLRFIYVLPGWEGSAGDSRVLRDALRRQNCLHILNGKYFLVDVGYTNGPGFLAPYRGTRYHLNEWIENTPQNYKELFNLRHASARNVIERSFGVLKKRWSILRTPSFFDIKTQIRIINACFMLHNFIRDEQHSDPILEAQDLELLFVVDNELINQQMERVTNNIGDEVTTIQATEEWTRFSDTLAMNMFATYQIRRNFD is encoded by the exons ATGGAAAGTAGTATAGTTGATGCTTCGGCTGCTTCAAGAAAACGTAGAAGAGATgaagaggaggaagaaaaacttgaacaagtatttttcattattgttaGTGTTGTCACTATGCTTTTGGGTGCACTGACTTGGTATCATGACAAGTACTTTGTTAAGGAACTTGCCCGAAATTTGGAATTAGAAAGGCATAGTTTCCTCAATCGTCTATACAGGGGAACAAAAACTGATTGCATTGAACAATTAAGGGTTAGTAAAAAGGAATTTTTTAAGCTTTGTAGAATTTTACAAGAGAAAGGGCAAttggtaaaaacaaaaaatgttccTATAGATGAAGCTGTGGCAATGTTTTTGCATATCCTTGCTCACAACCTAAAGTATAGAGTTGTGCACTTTAGTTATTGTAGATCCATGGAAACAATTAGTAGGCAATTCAAGAATGTCCTGCGAGCTATAATGAAAGTAAGCAAAGAATATTTGAAGTTCCATGAGTATAATATAGAGGGCTCGGTGGAAAACAAATGGAGATGGTTTAAG AATTCGATTGGAGCACTTGATGGGATACATATTCCAGTAACAGTTTCTGCAGAAGATAGACCTAGATATCGTAATAGAAAAGGTGATATCTCTACAAATGTTTTAGGAGTTTGTGGTCCAGATTTAAGGTTTATATATGTGTTGCCCGGGTGGGAAGGGTCAGCAGGAGATTCTCGAGTATTGCGAGATGCTTTGCGTCGTCAAAATTGTCTCCATATACTAAATG GTAAATATTTTCTTGTGGATGTGGGGTATACAAATGGCCCTGGATTTTTAGCACCTTATCGAGGGACTAGATATCATCTTAATGAGTGGATCGAAAACACTCCTCAAAACTATAAGGAGTTATTTAATCTTCGTCATGCAAGTGCAAGGAATGTTATTGAAAGGTCATTTGGGGTATTGAAGAAAAGATGGAGTATATTAAgaactccttctttttttgatataaaaacacaaataagaATTATTAATGCTTGTTTCATGCTACATAATTTCATAAGAGATGAACAACATAGTGATCCAATTTTGGAAGCCCAAGACTTGGaacttttatttgttgttgACAATGAGTTAATCAATCAACAAATGGAAAGAGTCACAAATAATATTGGAGATGAAGTCACAACTATCCAAGCAACTGAGGAATGGACAAGATTTTCTGATACTTTAGCAATGAATATGTTTGCCACCTATCAAATAAGAAGAAACTTTGATTAG